A stretch of the Pseudomonas helvetica genome encodes the following:
- the arnT gene encoding lipid IV(A) 4-amino-4-deoxy-L-arabinosyltransferase: protein MSKRWALPLLLIAFGLVYLLPLGTHGLWIPDETRYAQVSQEMLLSGNWVSPHFMGLRYFEKPIAGYWMIAIGQAVFGENLFGVRVASALATGLSIVLTYLIARRLWNDPRKSIASALLYMSFAVVAGQGGYSNLDPQFTFWVNLSLVALWFALDSSSRNARLMSWATLGLACGMGFLTKGFLAWLLPVLIALPYMIWQKRWRELLAYGPMAIVVAIVVSLPWVLAVHAQEPDYWRFFFWHEHIRRFAGDDAQHAAPWWFYLPMLVAFSLPWAAFLPSALKQAWQTRRQASTGFLLLWLVLPLAFFSLSKGKLPTYILPCLLPLALLMGNALIDRLNLGQSRLFKVNGLLNLVIGLTTLLAMVYLQLKKPVYVDEMHSLVLVFIVLMGWILSNLLLVVRPLSAWAAPAIGSGLLIAILPAALPHSVVYNKMPDQFVLQHIDELSQTKSLLSNDLGAASAAAWRLQRPEVALYNTIGEVKYGLDYPDAAARRVDTDHVQQWMSEARKTGPVGVVMRVKGDDEVHELDLLPKDGKRYEQGNMVILIIPQSAP from the coding sequence ATGAGCAAACGCTGGGCTTTGCCGTTACTGCTTATCGCTTTCGGTCTGGTCTATCTGTTGCCGCTGGGCACGCATGGTCTGTGGATTCCGGATGAAACCCGCTACGCCCAGGTCAGTCAGGAAATGCTCCTGAGTGGCAACTGGGTGTCGCCGCATTTCATGGGCCTGCGTTATTTCGAGAAACCGATTGCCGGTTACTGGATGATCGCCATCGGCCAGGCCGTGTTCGGCGAGAACCTGTTCGGGGTGCGCGTTGCGTCGGCACTCGCGACCGGTTTGAGCATCGTGCTGACCTACCTGATCGCACGCAGGCTCTGGAACGATCCGCGTAAAAGCATCGCCAGCGCATTGCTCTACATGAGTTTCGCCGTGGTCGCCGGTCAAGGCGGCTATTCCAACCTCGACCCGCAATTCACGTTCTGGGTCAACCTGAGCCTGGTGGCCTTGTGGTTTGCGCTGGACAGCAGCAGTCGCAATGCGCGGCTGATGAGTTGGGCAACCCTGGGACTGGCCTGCGGCATGGGCTTCCTGACCAAGGGTTTCCTCGCCTGGTTGCTGCCGGTATTGATCGCCCTGCCCTACATGATCTGGCAAAAACGCTGGCGTGAACTGTTGGCCTACGGCCCGATGGCTATCGTGGTCGCGATTGTCGTCAGCCTGCCGTGGGTCCTGGCCGTGCATGCGCAGGAACCCGACTACTGGCGTTTCTTCTTCTGGCATGAACACATTCGCCGCTTTGCCGGTGACGACGCGCAGCACGCAGCGCCGTGGTGGTTCTACCTGCCGATGCTGGTAGCGTTCAGCCTGCCGTGGGCCGCATTCCTGCCTTCGGCGCTCAAGCAAGCGTGGCAAACCAGACGTCAGGCCAGCACCGGCTTCCTGCTGCTGTGGCTGGTCCTGCCGTTGGCGTTTTTCAGCCTGAGCAAAGGCAAGTTGCCAACCTACATCCTGCCGTGCCTGTTGCCCCTGGCACTGTTGATGGGCAATGCACTGATTGACCGACTGAACCTGGGGCAAAGCCGGCTGTTCAAGGTCAACGGCCTGCTGAACCTGGTCATCGGCCTGACCACCTTGCTGGCGATGGTTTACCTGCAACTGAAAAAACCCGTGTATGTCGATGAAATGCACAGCCTGGTGCTGGTGTTCATCGTGCTCATGGGCTGGATCCTGTCCAACCTGTTGCTGGTGGTTCGACCGTTGAGCGCATGGGCTGCGCCGGCAATCGGCAGCGGACTGCTGATCGCCATCCTGCCGGCTGCATTGCCGCACTCGGTGGTCTACAACAAGATGCCCGACCAGTTTGTCCTCCAGCACATTGACGAACTCAGCCAGACCAAAAGCCTGCTGAGCAATGACCTGGGTGCTGCCTCCGCGGCGGCCTGGCGTCTGCAACGCCCTGAAGTGGCGTTGTACAACACCATCGGCGAAGTGAAATATGGCCTCGACTACCCGGATGCCGCGGCACGTCGGGTCGATACCGACCACGTGCAACAGTGGATGAGCGAAGCCCGCAAGACCGGCCCGGTGGGTGTCGTCATGCGCGTCAAGGGTGACGATGAAGTCCACGAACTCGACCTGCTGCCCAAGGATGGCAAGCGTTACGAGCAAGGCAACATGGTCATTCTGATCATTCCACAGAGCGCGCCATGA
- the arnE gene encoding 4-amino-4-deoxy-L-arabinose-phosphoundecaprenol flippase subunit ArnE: MTLILLLSACLLTCMGQIAQKYAVESWRGKDSGWSEKLLSPWLWLALACLGFGLLVWLLVLQRLEVGIAYPMLSLNFVLITLAAHFVFHETIDRRHWIGVALIIAGVVLLGRHA; this comes from the coding sequence ATGACCCTGATTTTGCTGTTGTCCGCCTGTCTGCTGACCTGCATGGGCCAGATCGCCCAGAAATACGCCGTGGAGAGCTGGCGCGGCAAGGACTCCGGATGGAGCGAAAAACTGCTCTCGCCGTGGTTGTGGCTGGCGCTGGCATGCCTGGGCTTTGGCCTGCTGGTATGGCTGCTGGTGTTGCAGCGCCTGGAAGTCGGTATCGCCTACCCGATGCTCAGCCTCAACTTTGTGCTGATCACCCTGGCCGCCCACTTCGTCTTCCACGAAACCATTGATCGCCGTCACTGGATCGGTGTTGCGCTGATCATCGCCGGCGTCGTTCTGCTCGGGAGGCACGCATGA
- the arnF gene encoding 4-amino-4-deoxy-L-arabinose-phosphoundecaprenol flippase subunit ArnF, giving the protein MSLRRGISFAMGSVALVSAAQLGMRWSMSHLPLPDQWLQALSNGSIDLLAIGVVLASICAYALSMLCWLAALRDLPLGRAYSLLSISYALVYLLAASLPLFNENFSLSKTLGVALVILGVITINSRTARATEVRNAS; this is encoded by the coding sequence ATGAGCCTTCGTCGTGGAATCAGCTTTGCCATGGGCAGCGTCGCGCTGGTCAGTGCCGCCCAGTTGGGCATGCGCTGGAGCATGAGCCATTTGCCACTGCCCGATCAGTGGCTGCAGGCCCTGAGCAACGGCAGCATCGACTTGCTCGCGATCGGCGTGGTCCTTGCGTCGATCTGCGCTTACGCCCTGTCCATGCTGTGCTGGCTCGCCGCTCTGCGCGATCTGCCGCTGGGCCGGGCCTACTCGCTGTTGAGTATCAGCTATGCACTGGTGTATCTATTGGCCGCCAGCCTGCCGCTGTTCAACGAAAACTTCAGTCTTTCCAAAACACTCGGGGTGGCCTTGGTCATCCTCGGTGTCATCACTATCAACTCTCGAACTGCTCGCGCCACAGAAGTCAGGAATGCCTCATGA
- a CDS encoding UDP-glucose/GDP-mannose dehydrogenase family protein — MKISVIGSGYVGLVQATVLAEVGHDVVCMDVDQNKIKMLQKGHVTIFEPGLESMVKENLESGRLHFTSDEKMAIEHGQVLFIAVGTPSDEDGSADLKYVLSVGDAVARHRVEPLILVEKSTVPVGTGDTLRAHIEGVLKKAGRTLEFDIVSNPEFLKEGSAVSDCRRPDRIVIGCEREEVREVMRDLYAPFNRNHDRIMFMDLRSAELTKYAANCMLATKISFINQIAELAEHLGADIEAVRMGIGADQRIGYHFIYPGCGYGGSCFPKDMRALIHSAQEANCSSDLLEAVEAINQRQKHKLFERINAFYKGELKGKTFALWGLAFKPNTDDMRDAPSRVLMESLWAAGAHVRAFDPEAMQETQRLYPDQPNLSLMGTPESALVGADALIVCTEWQQFKAPDFKLIEERLKAPVIFDGRNLYDAERLARKGFKYFPMGRGESRNLPIPQQQWPASSV, encoded by the coding sequence ATGAAAATCAGTGTAATTGGTAGCGGTTATGTCGGTCTGGTGCAGGCGACTGTCCTGGCTGAAGTCGGTCATGATGTCGTCTGCATGGACGTCGATCAGAACAAGATCAAAATGCTGCAGAAAGGCCACGTCACTATCTTTGAACCAGGGCTGGAGAGCATGGTCAAGGAGAACCTGGAGAGCGGGCGCCTGCACTTCACCAGCGACGAGAAAATGGCCATCGAGCACGGTCAGGTCCTGTTCATCGCTGTCGGCACACCGTCGGACGAGGACGGCTCGGCCGACCTGAAATATGTCTTGTCCGTGGGTGATGCAGTTGCACGCCATCGCGTCGAGCCGCTGATTCTCGTGGAAAAGTCCACTGTTCCTGTCGGCACCGGCGATACCCTGCGCGCGCACATTGAAGGCGTGCTGAAAAAAGCCGGGCGCACCCTGGAATTCGATATCGTCTCCAACCCGGAATTTCTCAAGGAAGGCTCGGCCGTCAGCGACTGCCGCCGCCCTGACCGCATCGTCATCGGTTGCGAGCGTGAAGAAGTCCGTGAAGTGATGCGCGACCTCTACGCCCCCTTCAACCGCAACCATGACCGCATCATGTTCATGGACCTGCGCAGCGCCGAGCTGACCAAGTACGCAGCCAACTGCATGCTCGCGACCAAAATCAGCTTTATCAACCAGATCGCCGAACTGGCCGAACACCTGGGTGCGGATATCGAAGCCGTACGCATGGGCATCGGTGCAGACCAGCGCATCGGCTACCACTTCATCTACCCTGGCTGCGGCTATGGCGGTTCGTGTTTCCCGAAAGATATGCGCGCATTGATCCACAGCGCCCAGGAAGCCAATTGCTCCAGCGACCTGCTGGAAGCGGTCGAGGCCATCAACCAGCGGCAGAAACACAAGCTGTTCGAACGCATCAACGCGTTCTACAAAGGCGAGCTGAAAGGCAAGACCTTCGCCCTCTGGGGTCTGGCATTCAAACCCAACACCGACGACATGCGCGATGCGCCAAGCCGCGTGCTGATGGAATCGTTGTGGGCTGCCGGCGCACACGTACGTGCATTCGACCCTGAAGCCATGCAGGAAACCCAACGCCTGTACCCGGATCAACCGAACCTGTCGCTGATGGGCACTCCGGAGTCCGCGCTGGTTGGCGCAGACGCGTTGATCGTGTGCACCGAATGGCAACAGTTCAAGGCGCCGGACTTCAAGTTGATCGAAGAGCGTCTCAAAGCTCCGGTGATCTTCGACGGTCGCAACCTGTACGACGCCGAACGCCTGGCACGTAAAGGCTTCAAGTACTTCCCGATGGGTCGTGGCGAGTCGCGCAACCTGCCAATCCCTCAGCAACAGTGGCCAGCTTCGTCCGTCTAA
- a CDS encoding glycosyltransferase family 39 protein: MHAYPSTGIRQQSLGLGLLALLLFCAGVYQQSAIGFDTRFVLFAQEMLRHGPGFFPTTYGQPYADYWATSTFFTWLLSLPFGQVNALTAWLPSAIASATIVTLMYRLVAPYSRTWALISIALMMLSNTFITETRAVSLDQMVAAVTFAVFYLGYAADHFQAPRRLPLILALLVLGFAIRGPVGLVVPTGVLCSYYLLNGQWRRMITIGLLAALLLAAGIGLLLWLANASGGPTFVQDVIRMQFMGRMDGREGASGPLFYFSSSLGNYALAYPLAVVVLAAVLLFGRKDRGPALRLLTLCTAAGLVVMIGLSIPMAKKARYMLPMLPMAAIIAAYPFQGAQGRVFQWLRGLMQGLWLLIPGLLIVGLLVAKRRFPEHLTSVTAVMTILGVLQVIALGLLFKPRVRAVGLAFTAVLALWSTYILVFEPAERRLFDTRTFSRAAFELIQKDPAPVVLHAMGKDAKAIKFMVNVEQDLFPVFTHSVQELENLKGPAWLVMEKSDYEALKGSRLATLQPVLNGNFDKDDYVLLHLVPVQP; the protein is encoded by the coding sequence GTGCACGCATATCCATCGACAGGGATCCGTCAACAATCGTTAGGTCTGGGGCTACTGGCGCTGCTGCTGTTCTGCGCCGGGGTCTACCAGCAATCGGCGATCGGGTTCGACACGCGGTTTGTACTGTTTGCCCAGGAAATGCTGCGTCATGGGCCGGGATTCTTCCCGACCACCTATGGCCAGCCTTACGCTGATTACTGGGCCACCTCGACGTTTTTTACCTGGCTGCTTTCGCTGCCCTTTGGCCAGGTAAACGCGTTGACGGCCTGGTTACCCAGCGCCATTGCCTCAGCGACGATTGTCACGCTGATGTACCGGTTGGTAGCGCCCTACTCCAGAACCTGGGCGCTGATCAGCATTGCCTTGATGATGCTGAGCAATACCTTCATCACCGAAACCCGCGCCGTGTCCCTCGACCAGATGGTCGCGGCCGTGACCTTCGCCGTGTTCTATCTGGGCTATGCCGCTGACCACTTTCAGGCACCGCGACGACTGCCGCTGATACTCGCGTTGCTGGTGCTCGGTTTTGCCATTCGCGGGCCTGTCGGCCTGGTGGTGCCTACCGGCGTCTTGTGCAGTTATTACCTGCTCAATGGCCAGTGGCGGCGGATGATCACGATCGGCTTGCTGGCAGCTTTGCTGCTGGCAGCCGGTATTGGTTTGTTGCTGTGGCTGGCCAACGCCAGTGGCGGTCCGACCTTCGTGCAAGACGTGATCCGCATGCAGTTCATGGGGCGCATGGATGGCCGCGAAGGCGCGAGCGGTCCGCTGTTTTACTTCAGCAGCTCGCTGGGCAACTATGCGCTGGCGTATCCCTTGGCAGTCGTGGTGCTGGCCGCGGTCTTGCTGTTCGGCCGCAAGGATCGCGGACCGGCGTTGCGCCTGCTGACCTTGTGCACCGCTGCCGGGCTGGTCGTGATGATTGGCCTGTCGATTCCGATGGCGAAAAAAGCCCGCTACATGCTGCCGATGCTGCCGATGGCCGCGATCATTGCCGCGTACCCGTTCCAGGGCGCGCAGGGCCGGGTATTCCAGTGGTTGCGCGGCCTGATGCAGGGCCTGTGGCTACTTATTCCTGGCCTGCTGATCGTCGGGCTGCTGGTCGCCAAGCGACGCTTCCCGGAACATCTCACCTCGGTGACGGCGGTGATGACGATTCTCGGGGTGTTGCAGGTGATCGCACTGGGGCTGTTGTTCAAGCCACGCGTACGTGCAGTGGGCCTGGCGTTCACCGCAGTGCTGGCGTTGTGGTCGACCTACATTCTGGTGTTCGAGCCCGCAGAGCGCAGGCTCTTCGACACCCGTACGTTCAGTCGTGCAGCCTTTGAGCTGATCCAGAAAGACCCGGCGCCTGTGGTCTTGCACGCCATGGGCAAAGACGCCAAGGCGATCAAGTTCATGGTCAACGTCGAGCAAGATCTGTTCCCGGTCTTCACTCATTCAGTGCAAGAACTGGAAAACCTGAAAGGCCCTGCCTGGCTGGTGATGGAAAAAAGTGACTACGAGGCCCTGAAAGGCTCTCGGTTGGCAACATTGCAACCAGTGCTGAACGGGAACTTCGACAAGGACGATTACGTCCTGCTGCATCTGGTACCCGTGCAGCCCTGA
- a CDS encoding GNAT family N-acetyltransferase yields the protein MTPSLRRAQFDDASALPAVERSAAILFRNDPELAWLADAPVTSVEQHLRAIESAQVWVAEMANGSIVGFLSAHAVDTELHIQEVSVSSAFQGQGLGRRLLQTALEYARHSGLTALTLTTFRELPWNEPFYQRFGFETLAFFDLDQRLQAVLEAEIAHGLPGARRCAMRYCI from the coding sequence ATGACTCCCTCCCTCCGCCGTGCCCAATTCGACGATGCCAGCGCACTGCCCGCCGTAGAGCGCTCAGCTGCCATTCTCTTCCGTAATGACCCTGAACTTGCCTGGCTTGCCGACGCCCCCGTGACCAGCGTCGAACAGCACCTGCGCGCCATAGAGTCCGCGCAGGTCTGGGTTGCCGAGATGGCCAATGGATCAATCGTGGGTTTTCTCAGCGCCCATGCCGTCGATACCGAACTGCATATCCAGGAGGTTTCTGTCAGCAGCGCGTTTCAGGGCCAGGGCCTGGGGCGCAGGTTGTTGCAGACCGCCCTTGAGTACGCACGCCATAGCGGGTTGACCGCGCTGACGCTGACGACCTTTCGCGAACTGCCGTGGAACGAGCCGTTTTATCAGCGGTTCGGCTTTGAAACCCTGGCATTTTTCGATCTCGATCAACGCTTGCAGGCAGTGCTGGAGGCGGAAATCGCCCATGGATTGCCTGGCGCCCGACGGTGTGCGATGCGTTATTGCATCTAG
- a CDS encoding adenylate kinase: protein MNKRIYISGASGAGVSTLGAALAAKLQVPHFDVDDYYWYPTEPPFERSRPPAERVDLLNRSLADGQWVLSGSLDGWGDEVIQSSNLVVFVDTPTLLRVERLKARESQRYGQRILPGGDMHANHLAFLAWAEGYESGAQAGRSRPRHEQWLKQLTLPSVRVSGELPIESLLAVVIAAIPN, encoded by the coding sequence GTGAACAAGCGGATTTACATAAGCGGTGCATCTGGGGCCGGAGTGAGTACTCTGGGGGCTGCACTGGCAGCAAAGCTTCAAGTGCCTCATTTTGATGTCGATGACTACTATTGGTACCCGACAGAACCACCCTTCGAGCGATCACGACCTCCCGCAGAGAGAGTTGACCTACTCAACCGTAGTCTGGCTGATGGTCAATGGGTTCTCTCCGGCTCATTAGATGGCTGGGGAGACGAAGTGATTCAATCTTCCAATTTGGTCGTCTTCGTTGATACTCCGACACTGCTTCGAGTAGAACGTCTAAAGGCGCGTGAATCACAGCGCTATGGTCAACGTATTCTTCCTGGAGGGGACATGCATGCGAATCACCTGGCGTTCCTCGCGTGGGCCGAAGGATATGAGAGCGGTGCTCAAGCTGGCCGCAGCCGACCACGGCATGAACAGTGGCTCAAGCAGTTGACCTTACCCTCCGTTAGGGTAAGCGGAGAGTTGCCGATCGAGTCGTTGCTCGCAGTAGTAATTGCTGCGATCCCGAATTGA
- a CDS encoding LysR family transcriptional regulator produces METPLSNSGNPPLKTAHRAPLALSGLDFKLLKVFKAVVEAGGFSAAQNELNVGLAAISKQISDLEIRIGMRLCTRGREGFNLTEEGRLVYQASIDLFASVDNFRDKLSCAQNELIGDLGVGVIDNTITDENSPLVAALKRINEESPKVRFQLQASQLDEVERGVVEGRLVAGIVPVYQKREEFDYFTLYEERSEAYCAVGHPLFSVPNEQMGEDVLKQHEFINHRYAIHRDKLTFARYDSFSASASQVEAVAMLIKTGRFLGFLPQHYAATLVAQGTFRALRPDLISFNTPFNLILRHNTVRSPLVKAFAQALGVDLKASV; encoded by the coding sequence ATGGAAACCCCACTTTCCAATTCTGGAAACCCGCCGTTGAAAACGGCCCATCGAGCGCCTTTGGCCCTGAGCGGGCTGGACTTCAAACTGCTCAAAGTGTTCAAGGCAGTGGTCGAGGCCGGAGGTTTTAGTGCGGCTCAAAACGAGCTGAATGTCGGGCTGGCAGCCATCAGCAAACAGATATCCGACCTTGAGATTCGCATTGGCATGCGCCTGTGTACTCGGGGGCGAGAGGGATTTAATCTGACCGAAGAAGGGCGCCTGGTCTATCAGGCGTCGATTGACTTATTTGCCTCGGTCGACAACTTTCGAGACAAGCTTAGTTGCGCTCAAAATGAATTGATTGGCGACTTGGGAGTAGGGGTGATCGACAATACGATTACCGATGAAAACTCTCCGTTAGTTGCTGCATTGAAACGAATAAATGAAGAGTCGCCGAAGGTGCGCTTTCAACTTCAGGCCTCGCAACTGGATGAAGTGGAAAGAGGCGTTGTAGAAGGGCGGTTGGTCGCCGGAATAGTGCCGGTTTATCAGAAAAGAGAAGAGTTCGATTACTTCACGTTGTATGAAGAAAGATCAGAGGCCTACTGCGCGGTGGGGCACCCGTTGTTCAGCGTTCCGAATGAGCAGATGGGCGAAGATGTGCTCAAGCAGCATGAGTTCATCAACCATCGCTACGCCATCCACCGAGACAAGCTGACGTTTGCCCGATACGACAGTTTTTCCGCCTCGGCGTCACAGGTCGAAGCGGTCGCCATGCTGATCAAAACCGGACGTTTCCTGGGTTTTCTGCCACAACACTATGCCGCGACTCTGGTTGCACAAGGCACGTTCAGAGCCCTGCGGCCTGACCTGATCAGTTTCAATACACCGTTCAATTTGATCCTGCGGCACAACACGGTGCGCAGTCCGTTGGTCAAGGCGTTTGCCCAAGCCTTGGGGGTGGATCTGAAGGCGAGCGTTTGA
- the argH gene encoding argininosuccinate lyase, giving the protein MTQATDRLWGARFKSGPSEALAALSRCPERYFRLTPYDLAGSKAHAGELHRAGLLDALETQTMLDALERIGEDFRAGFVSPTLDDEDVHTFIERLLTERLGALGGKLRAGRSRNDQTANDLRLFLRDHARTLTTEVLALQQALVEQAELHIDSICPGFTHLQQAQPIVFAHHLLAHAQSMLRDVQRLVDWDVRTSLSPLGAAAMAGSAIARQPQQSAKEMGYSGVCENSIDAVASRDHVAEFLFVASMLGVNISRLAEEFCLWSSRQFLWVALDDAYATGSSIMPQKKNPDIAELARGKAGRLIGNLTGLLSTLKSLPLSYNRDLSEDKNGVLDSVDTLLLVLPAMAGMVATMKVNVEELRRQAPLGFTLATEVADWLAVRGVPFKEAHEITGALVQACEKHDIELWEASPALLAEIDVRLTPEVRDSLTLEAAIAARSGWGGTAPQQVREQIGRLKTALAAQQQWAKNYQGFRL; this is encoded by the coding sequence ATGACTCAAGCAACCGATCGTTTGTGGGGGGCGCGTTTCAAAAGCGGTCCATCCGAAGCCCTGGCAGCCCTGTCCCGCTGCCCTGAGCGGTACTTCCGCCTCACCCCTTACGACCTGGCCGGTTCCAAGGCCCATGCCGGGGAACTGCACCGCGCCGGTTTGCTCGATGCGCTGGAAACCCAAACCATGCTCGATGCGCTGGAGCGTATCGGTGAAGACTTCCGTGCTGGCTTTGTCAGCCCGACGCTGGATGACGAAGACGTCCACACCTTCATCGAGCGCCTGCTGACTGAACGCCTTGGGGCGCTGGGTGGCAAGCTGCGCGCCGGACGCTCGCGCAACGACCAGACTGCCAACGATCTGCGGCTGTTTCTGCGTGATCACGCTCGCACCCTGACCACCGAAGTGCTGGCCCTGCAACAGGCGCTGGTCGAGCAGGCCGAGCTGCACATCGACAGCATTTGCCCGGGTTTCACTCACCTGCAACAGGCGCAACCGATCGTGTTTGCCCATCACTTGCTGGCCCACGCCCAGTCGATGCTGCGCGATGTGCAACGTCTGGTGGATTGGGACGTGCGCACTTCCCTGTCGCCATTGGGTGCAGCGGCCATGGCCGGTTCGGCTATCGCGCGTCAGCCGCAGCAATCAGCGAAGGAAATGGGCTACAGCGGTGTCTGCGAAAACTCCATCGACGCCGTGGCCAGCCGAGACCACGTCGCCGAGTTTCTGTTCGTTGCGAGCATGCTCGGCGTCAACATCTCGCGTCTGGCCGAAGAGTTTTGCCTGTGGTCTTCGCGGCAATTTCTCTGGGTTGCGCTGGACGATGCCTACGCCACCGGCAGTTCGATCATGCCGCAGAAGAAAAACCCGGACATCGCCGAGCTGGCGCGGGGCAAGGCTGGCCGTTTGATCGGCAACCTGACCGGTCTGCTGTCGACCCTCAAATCCCTGCCGCTGTCTTACAACCGCGATTTGAGCGAAGACAAGAACGGTGTGCTCGACAGCGTCGACACCCTGCTACTGGTGCTGCCAGCCATGGCCGGGATGGTTGCGACCATGAAGGTCAATGTCGAAGAGCTGCGTCGCCAGGCACCGCTGGGCTTCACTCTCGCCACCGAGGTCGCCGACTGGCTGGCGGTGCGCGGTGTGCCGTTCAAGGAGGCCCACGAAATCACCGGAGCGCTGGTTCAGGCCTGTGAGAAACACGATATCGAACTGTGGGAAGCCTCACCGGCGCTGCTGGCCGAGATCGATGTGCGCCTGACCCCCGAAGTTCGCGACAGCCTGACCCTGGAAGCCGCCATCGCTGCCCGCAGTGGCTGGGGCGGAACCGCGCCGCAGCAGGTCCGTGAACAGATCGGCCGCTTGAAAACCGCCCTCGCCGCACAGCAGCAATGGGCCAAAAACTATCAAGGCTTCCGCCTCTGA
- a CDS encoding amino acid ABC transporter permease yields the protein MNQTQAELLAERKKAENQFDITQYEHVPRRYYGRIFFATLIVVAIVGLVRAFAEGKIEWSYIGQFLTSQAILFGLLNTIVMAVLAMALGIVFGVITAVMRMSANPILRYVAVTYTWLFRGTPLILQLLLWFNLALIFPTIGIPGLFDLDTVSLMTPFVAALLGLSINQGAYTAEVVRAGLLSVDTGQYEAAKSIGMPRLQALRRIILPQAMRIIIPPVGNEFIGMVKMTSLASVIQYSELLYNAQNIYYANARVMELLIVAGIWYLAAVTVLSFGQSRLERRFARGAGKRS from the coding sequence ATGAACCAGACTCAGGCAGAGCTCCTCGCGGAGCGCAAAAAAGCCGAAAACCAGTTCGACATCACTCAGTACGAGCATGTACCTCGGCGCTACTACGGGCGGATCTTCTTCGCCACGCTGATCGTCGTCGCCATCGTCGGCCTGGTCAGGGCCTTCGCCGAGGGCAAGATCGAGTGGTCGTACATCGGCCAGTTCCTGACCTCCCAGGCGATTCTGTTCGGCTTGCTCAACACCATCGTCATGGCCGTGCTGGCGATGGCGCTGGGGATTGTCTTCGGGGTGATCACCGCCGTGATGCGCATGTCGGCGAACCCGATCCTGCGCTATGTCGCGGTGACGTACACCTGGCTGTTTCGCGGTACGCCGCTGATTCTGCAACTGCTGTTGTGGTTCAACCTGGCGCTGATTTTTCCCACCATCGGCATTCCGGGGCTGTTCGATCTCGATACCGTCAGCCTGATGACGCCCTTCGTCGCCGCACTGCTGGGCCTGAGCATCAACCAGGGCGCCTACACCGCTGAAGTGGTGCGCGCCGGCCTGCTCTCGGTGGACACCGGTCAGTACGAAGCGGCCAAGTCGATCGGTATGCCGCGCCTGCAAGCGCTGCGCCGGATCATCCTGCCGCAGGCCATGCGCATCATCATTCCACCGGTCGGCAACGAGTTCATCGGCATGGTCAAGATGACCTCCCTGGCCAGCGTGATCCAGTACTCGGAACTGCTCTACAACGCCCAGAACATCTACTACGCCAACGCCCGGGTCATGGAATTACTGATCGTCGCGGGTATCTGGTACCTGGCCGCCGTCACAGTCCTGTCCTTTGGTCAAAGCCGTCTGGAGCGTCGTTTCGCTCGCGGCGCCGGCAAGCGTTCTTGA
- a CDS encoding amino acid ABC transporter ATP-binding protein codes for MRSIVKAVSLNKYYDQYHALKDINIEVEQGEVLCIIGPSGSGKSTLLRCVNQLEKIDKGGLWVDGELVGYRVVGNKLHELNESQIARQRLATGMVFQRFNLFPHMTVLQNIVEGPCQVLKRSPKEAHEEALELLARVGLADKRNSYPIELSGGQQQRVAIARALAMRPKLMLFDEPTSALDPELVGEVLSVMRDLAQTGMTMIVVTHELGFAREVSNRMVFMDGGQIVEAGSPEEILISPQNPRTQSFISAVRT; via the coding sequence ATGAGAAGCATCGTCAAGGCCGTGAGCCTGAACAAATATTACGACCAGTACCACGCGCTCAAGGACATCAACATCGAAGTCGAACAGGGCGAAGTGCTGTGCATCATCGGGCCGTCCGGTTCCGGCAAAAGCACCCTGCTGCGCTGCGTCAATCAGCTGGAAAAGATCGACAAGGGCGGCCTCTGGGTCGACGGCGAACTGGTGGGCTACCGCGTGGTCGGCAACAAACTGCATGAACTCAACGAGTCGCAGATCGCCCGGCAGCGGCTGGCCACCGGCATGGTGTTCCAGCGTTTCAACCTGTTTCCGCACATGACTGTGCTGCAAAACATCGTCGAAGGCCCGTGTCAGGTGCTCAAGCGCTCGCCCAAGGAAGCGCACGAAGAAGCCCTGGAACTGCTGGCCCGCGTCGGCCTGGCCGACAAGCGCAACAGCTACCCGATCGAACTCTCCGGTGGTCAGCAACAACGGGTAGCCATTGCCCGGGCGCTGGCCATGCGGCCCAAGCTGATGCTGTTCGATGAACCCACTTCGGCACTCGACCCGGAACTGGTCGGTGAGGTGCTGTCGGTGATGCGCGATCTGGCGCAGACCGGCATGACCATGATCGTCGTCACCCATGAACTGGGGTTCGCCCGCGAGGTTTCCAATCGCATGGTGTTCATGGATGGCGGGCAGATCGTGGAGGCAGGAAGCCCCGAAGAAATACTAATAAGTCCACAAAACCCGCGCACCCAAAGCTTCATTTCTGCCGTTCGCACCTAA